In bacterium, the genomic window ACGCGCCCTACCCGACGCCCACCAGGTGGACCACCGACGCGCCCGCAGCCCCGTCCGGACAGGTGACCGCCACGAGATCGCAGCGCAGATGGGTCCAGACCAGGTCGGGGTGTTCCGTCAGCCACCGCCGCCCGAGCCGCCGCATCCGGGCGAGCTGACGCCGGTGCAGCCCGTGCAGCGGATCATCGAGGGCGTCGGCGGCGCGCGTCTTGACCTCGACGAAGGCCACCGCGCCGCCCCGACGGACGACCAGATCGATCTCGCCGCCGGGGCGGCGGTAGCGCGTGTCGAGGCAGGTGTAGCCGCAGTGCTCGAGGAAGGCGCGCGCGAGGCTCTCGCCCCAGGCGCCACGGCGGTGGGCCAGGCTCATGGTTCGTCCGATCCGGGGAGGCGTGCCCGCGGACCCGTGCAAGGGTCGTGCCGCGGGCGGACGGGTCAGAAGAGGCGGTCTTCGTCGAGCCGGGCGATGGGACGGTAGGAGAAGCGGTGGATCGGGCACGGCCCCCGCTCGGCCAGGGCCTGCCGGTGGCGCGCGGCGCCGTAGCCCTTGTGGTCGGCGAAGCCGTAGCCGGGGTGGTGGCGGTCCCAGGCGGCCATGATGCGATCGCGAAACACCTTGGCCAGGATGCTGGCCGCCGCGATGCAGGCGCTCGTGCCGTCGCCCCGCACCACCGCCTCGGCGGTCCACGGTCCGGGCGGCGTCTGCAGCCCGTCGACGAGCACCAGATCGGGCGCCCGGCGCAGCCGGCGCAGCGACCGGGCCATGCCCTGCAGGGTGGCCTGCAGGATGTTGACCCGGTCGATCTCAGCGGATGAAACGGCGCAAGCGCCCCAACTGAGGGCGCTTGACCGGATCTCTTCACAAAGCGCTTCACGCCGCTTCGCGGGGAGTTTCTTGCTGTCGTCCAGGTCGGCCGGGACCCACCCCGGCGGGAGGATCACCGCGGCGGCGACCACCGGGCCGGCCCAGCAGCCGCGACCGGCCTCGTCGACGCCCGCGAGCACGAGGCGGCCCTCCCGGCTGCGTTGC contains:
- a CDS encoding ribonuclease HII, which gives rise to MLAGVDEAGRGCWAGPVVAAAVILPPGWVPADLDDSKKLPAKRREALCEEIRSSALSWGACAVSSAEIDRVNILQATLQGMARSLRRLRRAPDLVLVDGLQTPPGPWTAEAVVRGDGTSACIAAASILAKVFRDRIMAAWDRHHPGYGFADHKGYGAARHRQALAERGPCPIHRFSYRPIARLDEDRLF
- a CDS encoding YraN family protein, encoding MSLAHRRGAWGESLARAFLEHCGYTCLDTRYRRPGGEIDLVVRRGGAVAFVEVKTRAADALDDPLHGLHRRQLARMRRLGRRWLTEHPDLVWTHLRCDLVAVTCPDGAAGASVVHLVGVG